Proteins from a genomic interval of Thermoanaerobacterium thermosaccharolyticum DSM 571:
- a CDS encoding L-threonylcarbamoyladenylate synthase, with translation MTKIVKLDRENPDIGLIDEAANILISGGLVAFPTETVYGIGANSLNPDAVAKIFIAKGRPQDNPLILHIAEFQDLFKYAKNVPDNALKMMELFWPGPLTMIFEKSDIVPPINTAGMDTVAIRMPSNTIAHTLIKRAGIPVSAPSANLSGKPSPTDASHVINDLYGSVDMIIDGGSCDVGVESTVVDMTGEIPIILRPGGITKEMIMNAIGSVEVDPIVYKKPAKDLRPKAPGMKYKHYSPDAEVFIVKGNLGDVIKKIQELTEFQLNNGKKVGIMATEQTCEKYRNGVVLVVGDRERPETIAKNLFNCLREFDKKGVDIVYAEGFDYSGIGLAIMNRLEKAAGYKEIIA, from the coding sequence ATGACAAAGATAGTAAAGCTTGATAGGGAAAATCCTGATATAGGATTGATAGACGAAGCTGCAAATATACTTATAAGTGGAGGTCTTGTGGCTTTTCCTACAGAGACGGTTTACGGCATTGGAGCAAATTCGCTGAATCCAGATGCAGTTGCAAAAATTTTTATCGCCAAAGGAAGACCGCAAGACAATCCACTTATTTTGCATATTGCAGAGTTTCAGGACCTTTTTAAATATGCAAAAAATGTACCTGATAATGCTTTAAAGATGATGGAGTTATTCTGGCCAGGGCCCCTTACTATGATATTTGAGAAATCTGATATCGTTCCGCCAATAAATACTGCTGGGATGGATACCGTAGCAATAAGAATGCCATCAAATACTATAGCACATACTCTAATAAAAAGGGCTGGCATACCAGTATCGGCTCCAAGCGCCAATCTGTCTGGAAAACCAAGCCCAACTGATGCTTCACATGTTATAAATGACCTTTATGGTAGTGTTGATATGATAATAGATGGTGGAAGCTGCGATGTTGGTGTGGAGTCTACTGTTGTAGATATGACGGGAGAGATTCCAATCATATTAAGGCCAGGTGGAATAACGAAAGAGATGATAATGAATGCCATAGGTTCTGTTGAGGTGGACCCCATAGTATATAAAAAACCTGCAAAAGATCTAAGGCCAAAAGCTCCTGGCATGAAGTATAAACACTATTCTCCTGATGCGGAGGTTTTCATAGTCAAGGGAAATCTAGGGGATGTTATAAAAAAAATACAAGAGTTGACAGAATTTCAATTGAATAATGGTAAAAAAGTTGGTATAATGGCAACAGAGCAAACATGCGAAAAATATCGAAATGGGGTAGTTTTGGTAGTTGGAGACAGAGAAAGACCTGAGACTATAGCGAAAAATCTGTTTAACTGCCTAAGGGAATTCGACAAAAAAGGTGTTGACATAGTATACGCCGAGGGATTTGACTATAGTGGAATTGGACTTGCCATAATGAACAGGCTTGAAAAAGCTGCAGGATATAAGGAAATCATTGCATAA
- a CDS encoding ZIP family metal transporter, which yields MSNFHIVLMGFFIGIIGTGAGGAITYLYRKPTNRFLSTILGFAGGIMLSVVTFDLLPHAFEIAGLNVGMLGLIAGVLIVVFFEDILPEKGKRNNYLKEGIIMGFAIAIHNFPEGLAVGSGFMSSSSFGLSIALVIALHDIPEGIAMSTPLSIGGVTPFKNMLYAILAGIPTGLGTIAGVYMGEVSPFFIALNLGIAGGAMLYVTCGEMIPESRDLYRGRISVFGMIAGIISGIIITRVL from the coding sequence GTGAGTAATTTTCATATTGTGTTGATGGGTTTTTTTATCGGCATAATAGGTACAGGCGCTGGGGGTGCAATTACATATCTTTATAGAAAGCCTACAAATAGATTTTTAAGTACGATACTGGGCTTCGCAGGTGGGATTATGCTATCTGTGGTAACTTTTGATTTGCTTCCACATGCATTTGAAATCGCTGGGCTAAATGTAGGTATGCTGGGACTTATAGCGGGAGTGTTGATTGTTGTATTTTTCGAAGATATCCTGCCGGAGAAGGGCAAGAGAAATAATTATTTAAAAGAAGGAATAATCATGGGTTTTGCCATAGCCATACACAATTTTCCTGAAGGGCTAGCTGTTGGTTCAGGATTCATGTCATCAAGCTCATTTGGATTAAGTATTGCACTGGTTATTGCCTTACATGACATACCTGAAGGGATTGCTATGTCTACACCTTTATCTATTGGAGGTGTTACGCCTTTTAAAAATATGCTTTATGCTATTTTAGCCGGTATACCGACAGGCTTGGGCACTATTGCAGGCGTTTACATGGGAGAAGTGTCTCCTTTTTTTATAGCGCTTAATTTAGGAATAGCAGGAGGAGCTATGCTTTATGTTACATGCGGCGAAATGATACCTGAATCGCGAGATTTATATAGAGGAAGGATTTCTGTTTTTGGAATGATTGCCGGAATCATTAGTGGTATAATAATTACTAGAGTTTTATGA
- the prfA gene encoding peptide chain release factor 1: protein MIDKLKTIEDRYVELSRKLSDPESMKDMDEWKKMAKEHASLEEIVQKYREYKKVLDDIKSTKEIIELDDDLKDMAQEELKSLEERENKLLNEIKLLLLPKDPNDEKDVIMEIRAGAGGEEAALFAYDLFRMYTMYAEKKHWKYEIMSSNATELGGFKEVILNIAGKGAYSRLKFESGVHRVQRIPTTEAGGRIHTSTATVAVLPEVEDVDIEINPNDIKIDVFRSGGHGGQSVNTTDSAVRLTHIPTGIVISCQDERSQLQNRERAMKILRAKLYEMAREEKEKEISMTRKLQVGTGDRSERIRTYNFPQGRVTDHRIGLTLYKLQMVLDGDLDEIIDALLAEDQAERLESMQ, encoded by the coding sequence ATGATAGATAAACTTAAAACAATTGAAGATAGATACGTAGAGCTTAGCCGTAAACTCAGCGATCCTGAGTCAATGAAGGATATGGATGAATGGAAAAAGATGGCGAAAGAGCATGCCAGTCTTGAGGAGATTGTGCAAAAATATCGTGAGTATAAAAAAGTCTTGGATGATATAAAATCTACAAAAGAGATAATTGAGCTTGATGATGATCTTAAAGATATGGCTCAGGAAGAGCTTAAAAGCCTTGAAGAGAGAGAAAATAAGTTGTTAAATGAGATAAAGCTTTTACTGCTTCCTAAAGATCCTAATGATGAGAAAGACGTTATAATGGAAATAAGGGCAGGAGCTGGTGGCGAAGAAGCAGCACTTTTTGCGTATGATCTTTTTAGAATGTACACAATGTACGCTGAGAAAAAGCATTGGAAGTACGAGATAATGAGTTCAAATGCTACAGAGCTTGGAGGATTTAAAGAAGTAATATTAAATATTGCAGGAAAAGGTGCATATAGCAGGCTTAAATTTGAAAGTGGTGTTCATCGCGTACAGAGGATTCCTACCACAGAAGCAGGTGGAAGGATTCACACATCAACGGCTACTGTCGCAGTGCTGCCGGAAGTAGAAGATGTAGATATCGAGATAAATCCTAATGACATAAAGATAGATGTATTTAGGTCCGGAGGTCATGGCGGTCAAAGTGTCAATACTACTGACTCTGCAGTAAGGCTTACCCACATTCCAACAGGTATTGTCATATCATGTCAGGATGAAAGGTCACAGCTTCAAAACAGGGAAAGGGCAATGAAGATACTCAGGGCTAAGCTTTATGAGATGGCACGGGAAGAAAAAGAAAAAGAAATTTCTATGACGAGAAAGCTGCAGGTAGGCACAGGCGATAGAAGCGAAAGAATCAGAACGTATAATTTCCCTCAAGGCAGAGTTACAGACCACAGAATTGGACTTACTCTTTATAAATTGCAGATGGTACTTGACGGCGATTTAGATGAGATAATTGATGCACTTTTGGCTGAGGACCAAGCTGAAAGACTTGAAAGCATGCAGTAA
- a CDS encoding low molecular weight protein arginine phosphatase: MKVLFVCTGNTCRSSMAEGIFNHIAKEKGTEHVAESAGIMTYDGLPATDEAIQVLKEEYNIDISNHKSRSIKREYLENADFVFAMTDMQRESLITKYPEFADKIFTLNEFADLKGDIDDPFGRGKDVYKKTAEEIYTSIMRIIEKL; encoded by the coding sequence ATGAAGGTATTATTTGTCTGTACTGGAAATACGTGTAGAAGCAGCATGGCGGAAGGAATATTCAACCACATTGCTAAAGAAAAAGGCACAGAACATGTAGCAGAGTCTGCAGGAATTATGACTTATGATGGATTGCCTGCTACAGATGAAGCAATCCAGGTTTTAAAAGAGGAATACAATATAGACATATCAAATCACAAATCTCGCAGCATCAAAAGAGAATATTTGGAAAATGCTGATTTTGTGTTTGCTATGACTGACATGCAGAGAGAATCTCTTATTACAAAGTATCCTGAATTTGCAGACAAGATTTTTACGTTAAACGAATTTGCAGATCTTAAAGGTGACATAGATGACCCATTTGGCCGCGGAAAAGATGTATACAAGAAAACGGCTGAAGAAATATATACATCTATCATGCGCATAATTGAAAAATTGTAG